A stretch of DNA from Synechococcus sp. PROS-9-1:
GCTGGGCCTCCGTGATGGCCTCGCGCGCATTGGCCGGATCCATCTGATAGGTGTCTTTGTTTTTCGGGATCACCTTCTCAGTGGTTGCTCGAGGAGCGGAATCGAGCGCCTCGCGAAACGGGCCGTAATAAGCGGAGGAATATTTTGCGGTGTAGCTGATGATGCCGACGTGCTCGAAACCGGCGTCATCAAGGGCTTCACGAATGGCGCCAACGCGGCCGTCCATCATGTCGCTGGGTCCTATCAGATCAGCCCCGGCCTCCGCCTGCATCACAGCCTGCTTGCACAGCTGATCAATCGTTTCGTCATTCAGCACGACGCCTTCTGGGCTCACAATCCCGTCGTGGCCATCACAGGAGTAAGGGTCGAGGGCAACGTCGGTCATGATTGCCATATCGGGGACTTCCCTTTTGAGCTGACGAATCGCCCTGGGGATCAAACCGTTGGCATTGAAACTTTCTGAACCGTCTTCAGTTTTCAGGCCTTCAGACACCTTGGGGAAGAGCACCACACACCGAATTCCCAGATCCCAGGCTCGTTGAACCTCAGCACTCAAGCGAT
This window harbors:
- the hemB gene encoding porphobilinogen synthase yields the protein MEITYRPRRLRRSPALRAMVRENQLLPADFIYPLFVHEGAEVEPIGAMPGANRWSLDRLSAEVQRAWDLGIRCVVLFPKVSEGLKTEDGSESFNANGLIPRAIRQLKREVPDMAIMTDVALDPYSCDGHDGIVSPEGVVLNDETIDQLCKQAVMQAEAGADLIGPSDMMDGRVGAIREALDDAGFEHVGIISYTAKYSSAYYGPFREALDSAPRATTEKVIPKNKDTYQMDPANAREAITEAQLDEQEGADIMMVKPGLAYLDIICRLRDESELPIAAYNVSGEYSMVKAAAERGWIDERAVVLETLLSFKRAGADLILTYHACDAAEWLQMR